From Nocardioides daedukensis, the proteins below share one genomic window:
- the glmU gene encoding bifunctional UDP-N-acetylglucosamine diphosphorylase/glucosamine-1-phosphate N-acetyltransferase GlmU, giving the protein MPSNLTVVVLAAGGGTRMKSKTMKVLHEVGGRSMIGHVLNAVRAMEPERVIAVIGTQREQVGPHISEQMPEVVLAVQESQDGTGHAVRVALESIAEPISGTVVVVTGDTPLLRGESLRAFAEEHEAAERAVSILSGIVPNPFGYGRIVRTAEGDVEAIVEEKDATPLQRDIAEINSGILAFDAGFLTDALGRISNNNANAEYYLTDTVGIAREAGLTVGAYAIDDVSQTEGANDRAQLAALGRELNRRIVTQWMKDGVTVMDPETTWIDADVVLNRDVTILPGVQLLGATVVGEDAVVGPDTTLKDCEIGQGARVVRSHGELAVIGDEANVGPFSYLRPGTNLGSRGKIGAFVETKNAQIGNGSKVPHLSYVGDAEIGEETNIGAGTIFANYDGVNKHRTKIGDRTKTGSNNTFIAPVQIGDDAMTGGGTTVRRDVPNGALAVSSGPQRNLEDWKNRKGQ; this is encoded by the coding sequence ATGCCGAGCAATCTCACCGTGGTCGTCCTCGCCGCAGGTGGCGGCACCCGGATGAAGTCCAAGACCATGAAGGTGCTGCACGAGGTCGGCGGGCGAAGCATGATCGGCCACGTCCTCAACGCCGTGCGCGCGATGGAGCCCGAGCGCGTCATCGCCGTGATCGGCACCCAGCGTGAGCAGGTCGGCCCACACATCAGTGAGCAGATGCCCGAGGTCGTGCTGGCCGTCCAGGAGTCACAGGACGGCACCGGGCACGCCGTACGCGTCGCTCTCGAGTCCATCGCGGAGCCGATCAGCGGCACCGTCGTCGTGGTCACCGGTGACACCCCGCTGCTGCGCGGCGAGAGCCTGCGCGCCTTCGCCGAGGAGCACGAGGCCGCCGAGCGCGCGGTCAGCATCCTGTCCGGCATCGTGCCCAACCCGTTCGGCTACGGCCGGATCGTGCGTACGGCGGAGGGTGACGTGGAGGCGATCGTCGAGGAGAAGGACGCGACCCCGCTCCAGCGCGACATCGCCGAGATCAACTCCGGCATCCTCGCCTTCGACGCCGGGTTCCTCACCGACGCGCTGGGCCGGATCAGTAACAACAACGCCAACGCGGAGTACTACCTCACCGACACCGTCGGCATCGCCCGCGAGGCCGGCCTCACCGTCGGCGCCTACGCGATCGACGACGTCAGCCAGACCGAGGGCGCTAACGACCGTGCACAGCTCGCCGCGCTGGGGCGTGAGCTCAACCGTCGCATCGTCACGCAGTGGATGAAGGACGGCGTGACGGTGATGGACCCGGAGACCACCTGGATCGACGCGGACGTGGTGCTGAACCGCGACGTCACCATCCTCCCCGGCGTACAGCTGCTCGGCGCGACCGTCGTCGGCGAGGACGCCGTGGTCGGTCCGGACACCACGCTCAAGGACTGTGAGATCGGCCAGGGCGCCCGTGTCGTCCGCTCGCACGGCGAGCTCGCGGTGATCGGCGACGAGGCCAACGTCGGCCCGTTCTCCTACCTGCGTCCCGGCACCAACCTCGGCTCCCGGGGCAAGATCGGTGCGTTCGTCGAGACCAAGAACGCCCAGATCGGCAACGGCTCCAAGGTGCCGCACCTGTCCTACGTGGGCGACGCCGAGATCGGCGAGGAGACCAACATCGGGGCCGGCACGATCTTCGCCAACTACGACGGGGTCAACAAGCACCGCACCAAGATCGGCGACCGCACCAAGACCGGCTCGAACAACACCTTCATCGCGCCGGTCCAGATCGGCGACGACGCGATGACGGGCGGCGGGACCACCGTGCGGCGCGACGTACCCAACGGTGCACTGGCCGTCTCCAGCGGCCCCCAGCGGAACCTCGAGGACTGGAAGAACCGCAAGGGGCAGTGA
- a CDS encoding TetR/AcrR family transcriptional regulator, which yields MTSGARRYGGASAEERAAERRSRLLAAGLELMGTRGLVGATVRGVAEEAGVAARYFYESFPTVDDLHLAVFDEIAQEALVRSLAALERTSGDPEARRERTRVVLAEMVDLMLEDPRKGRIVLLESTASATLGARALAESRRFAGLLAATASGSDPGADTAHVSVELRLVAQFLIGGVAHALGAVLQGEVEASREMLVDTLTMLFTTVDATLQVGAPEL from the coding sequence ATGACTTCGGGTGCGCGCCGCTATGGCGGGGCAAGTGCAGAGGAACGCGCCGCCGAGCGTCGCTCCCGGCTGCTTGCGGCCGGCCTCGAGCTGATGGGCACCCGTGGCCTGGTCGGGGCGACCGTCCGCGGCGTCGCGGAGGAGGCAGGGGTGGCCGCCCGCTACTTCTATGAGAGCTTCCCGACCGTCGACGACCTGCACCTGGCCGTGTTCGACGAGATCGCACAGGAGGCCTTGGTGCGCTCCTTGGCCGCACTCGAGCGCACCTCCGGGGACCCCGAGGCACGCCGCGAGCGCACCCGGGTCGTCCTGGCCGAGATGGTCGACCTGATGCTGGAGGACCCCCGCAAGGGACGGATCGTGCTGCTGGAGTCGACGGCCTCGGCCACCCTCGGTGCCCGAGCCCTGGCCGAGAGCCGACGGTTCGCCGGACTGCTCGCAGCCACCGCCTCGGGCAGCGATCCGGGGGCCGACACCGCACACGTCTCGGTGGAGCTCCGGCTCGTGGCCCAGTTCCTCATCGGCGGCGTCGCCCATGCCCTGGGCGCCGTCCTCCAGGGCGAGGTGGAGGCCTCGCGGGAGATGCTGGTCGACACCCTGACCATGCTCTTCACCACGGTCGACGCCACCTTGCAGGTGGGTGCACCTGAGCTGTGA
- a CDS encoding oxygenase MpaB family protein gives MTVTAKHPAPPSVDGARVPPWHPSQPHHELAADVRWWMGMPVAFGLYGRLALDQVAYREVAAAVDATGRFAENFTNRGIRSYLWGPLLLFGDDADRRATAERLKTMHGQVKGRGKGEFADERYSALKPAVWKWVGTSSMLVFYTGYVTTYGRDLTDEQREVVYQTVLSLSDYDLNSDQSQVPRTVAEMEAYYDQVAANDLHDNDFLRWANKTFDALPVPTLIGPRWLHLLITPLWRAATPALIRPARICAEAAAHPRMRELLGVEWTAAKKREFAFYAATIRAARRWLPAWLLLEPLAFNRYRYEKLRSLYARPQLDTFAAGVKR, from the coding sequence ATGACGGTCACTGCCAAGCACCCGGCACCCCCATCGGTGGATGGAGCGCGGGTCCCTCCGTGGCATCCGAGCCAGCCGCACCACGAGCTCGCCGCCGACGTGCGCTGGTGGATGGGCATGCCGGTGGCCTTCGGCCTCTATGGGCGGCTCGCCCTGGACCAGGTCGCCTATCGCGAGGTGGCCGCGGCGGTTGATGCCACCGGACGGTTCGCCGAGAACTTCACCAACCGCGGCATCCGCAGCTATCTGTGGGGCCCACTCTTGCTCTTCGGAGACGACGCCGACCGCAGGGCCACCGCCGAGCGGCTCAAGACCATGCACGGCCAGGTCAAGGGACGCGGCAAGGGCGAGTTCGCCGACGAGCGCTACAGCGCGCTCAAGCCGGCGGTGTGGAAGTGGGTCGGCACCAGCAGCATGCTGGTCTTCTACACCGGCTACGTCACCACCTATGGCCGCGACCTCACCGACGAGCAGCGCGAGGTCGTCTATCAGACCGTCCTCTCCCTCAGTGACTACGACCTGAACAGCGACCAGTCCCAGGTCCCGCGCACCGTCGCCGAGATGGAGGCCTACTACGACCAGGTGGCCGCCAACGACCTGCACGACAACGACTTCCTGCGCTGGGCCAACAAGACGTTCGACGCCCTTCCCGTGCCCACCCTGATCGGCCCGCGCTGGCTGCACCTGCTGATCACCCCGCTGTGGCGCGCAGCCACCCCGGCGCTGATCAGGCCCGCCCGGATCTGCGCCGAGGCCGCCGCACACCCGCGGATGCGCGAGCTCCTCGGAGTCGAGTGGACCGCGGCAAAGAAGCGCGAGTTCGCCTTCTATGCCGCGACGATCCGGGCAGCGCGGCGCTGGCTCCCGGCCTGGTTGCTGCTGGAGCCGCTCGCGTTCAACCGCTATCGCTACGAGAAGCTGCGCAGCCTCTATGCCCGCCCGCAGCTGGACACCTTCGCGGCAGGGGTGAAGCGATGA
- a CDS encoding ribose-phosphate diphosphokinase: MKKTTEKNLMVFTGRAHPELATAVAEKLGTGLVPTSAYEFANSEIYVRYEESVRGCDAFVIQSHTAPINEWIMEHLIMVDALKRASAKRITVVMPFYGYSRQDKKHRGREPISARLIADLFKCAGADRLITVDLHADQLQGFFDGPVDHLMALPILADYVKEKYGDQPLAVVSPDAGRIKVAERWSARLGGVPLAFIHKTRRTDRPNETVANRVVGEVKGRYCVLTDDIIDTGGTIVKAAEALMEEGAAGVIIAATHPILSGPAVDRLKNSSATEVIVTDTLPLTEEQRFDKLTILSIAPLLGSAIRAVFEDGSVTSMFDGHA; encoded by the coding sequence ATGAAGAAGACGACCGAGAAGAACCTGATGGTCTTCACCGGCCGAGCACACCCCGAACTGGCCACGGCCGTCGCCGAGAAGCTCGGCACCGGTCTGGTCCCCACGTCGGCCTATGAGTTCGCCAACTCCGAGATCTATGTCCGCTACGAGGAGTCCGTCCGCGGCTGCGACGCCTTCGTGATCCAGAGCCACACCGCTCCGATCAACGAATGGATCATGGAGCACCTGATCATGGTCGACGCCCTCAAGCGTGCGTCGGCCAAGCGGATCACCGTGGTCATGCCGTTCTACGGCTACTCGCGCCAGGACAAGAAGCACCGCGGCCGCGAGCCGATCTCGGCCCGCCTGATCGCCGACCTGTTCAAGTGCGCCGGCGCCGATCGGCTGATCACCGTCGACCTGCACGCCGACCAGCTCCAAGGCTTCTTCGACGGCCCGGTGGACCACCTGATGGCGCTGCCGATCCTGGCGGACTACGTCAAGGAGAAGTACGGCGACCAGCCGCTCGCCGTGGTCTCGCCCGACGCCGGCCGGATCAAGGTCGCCGAGCGCTGGTCCGCCCGTCTCGGTGGCGTGCCGCTGGCGTTCATCCACAAGACCCGTCGCACCGACCGCCCCAACGAGACCGTCGCCAACCGCGTCGTGGGTGAGGTCAAGGGTCGCTACTGCGTGCTGACCGACGACATCATCGACACCGGCGGCACCATCGTGAAGGCCGCCGAGGCGCTGATGGAGGAGGGCGCCGCCGGTGTGATCATCGCGGCCACGCACCCGATCCTCTCCGGCCCCGCGGTGGACCGGCTGAAGAACTCCTCGGCCACCGAGGTCATCGTGACCGACACGCTGCCGCTCACCGAGGAGCAGCGCTTCGACAAGCTCACGATCCTCTCGATCGCACCGCTGCTGGGCAGCGCGATCCGCGCCGTGTTCGAGGACGGCTCAGTGACCTCGATGTTCGACGGTCACGCCTGA
- a CDS encoding oxygenase MpaB family protein encodes MSRPAPTALPGAEQAVARYGAFGQAWLDGMWQADPLGDAVAADPAASKAVRTLMTEGLGALEDRPASVTALIDQVTTDPVWLDRERLDHAADVLVRYSAQWGLVLGAASLLAGAENWIAAKPLLLTGRYGNQPAVRSIEVGEWLSAVVRRGGMEIDAPGFTHTVRVRMIHAHVRRFIGRGDEWDEAAWGVPIPQPYMAFTLAEFGHISLAAMEKLGVDLRRDELDSIYHLWRYVGHLIGVDPALAPVSEADHIRIEDLYRITSPGPDDFARDFTRALTEDYLAPQFAGLLLGPLGFRTALSRSLVYGMSRVFLGDRVADQLSVPDGPAKHVLRVARPGLRLLDRARHGLLGAERLTAAGYAARDEALVRMKAEQGMGHDMVDSVPGAVGGTA; translated from the coding sequence ATGAGCCGCCCGGCACCCACCGCGCTGCCCGGCGCGGAGCAGGCAGTCGCCCGCTATGGCGCCTTCGGCCAGGCATGGCTCGACGGGATGTGGCAGGCCGACCCACTCGGCGACGCGGTCGCCGCCGACCCCGCAGCCAGCAAGGCCGTGCGCACCCTGATGACCGAAGGGCTCGGCGCACTCGAGGACAGGCCCGCCTCGGTCACCGCGCTGATCGACCAGGTCACCACCGATCCCGTCTGGCTGGATCGCGAACGCCTCGACCACGCAGCCGACGTACTGGTGCGCTATTCGGCGCAGTGGGGCCTGGTGCTCGGCGCCGCCTCACTGCTCGCCGGCGCCGAGAACTGGATCGCCGCCAAGCCGCTGCTGCTCACCGGCCGCTATGGCAACCAGCCCGCCGTACGCTCCATCGAGGTCGGCGAGTGGCTCTCCGCGGTCGTCCGTCGCGGCGGCATGGAGATCGACGCGCCGGGCTTCACCCACACCGTGCGGGTGCGGATGATCCATGCCCACGTGCGCCGCTTCATCGGACGTGGCGACGAGTGGGACGAGGCCGCCTGGGGCGTCCCGATCCCGCAGCCCTACATGGCGTTCACCCTCGCCGAGTTCGGCCACATCTCCCTTGCTGCGATGGAGAAGCTCGGCGTCGACCTGCGTCGCGACGAGCTCGACTCGATCTATCACCTGTGGCGCTATGTCGGCCACCTGATCGGTGTCGACCCGGCCCTGGCGCCGGTGTCCGAGGCCGATCACATCCGGATCGAGGACCTCTACCGGATCACCTCGCCGGGTCCCGACGACTTCGCCCGGGACTTCACCCGCGCGCTCACCGAGGACTACCTGGCGCCTCAGTTCGCTGGGCTGCTGCTCGGCCCGCTGGGGTTCCGGACGGCGTTGTCGCGAAGCCTGGTCTATGGCATGTCCCGGGTCTTCCTGGGTGATCGGGTGGCAGACCAGCTCTCGGTCCCCGACGGCCCCGCAAAGCACGTGCTCCGCGTCGCCCGGCCCGGCCTGCGCCTGCTCGACCGGGCCAGGCACGGACTCCTCGGCGCGGAGCGTCTGACCGCAGCGGGCTATGCGGCCCGCGACGAGGCACTGGTGCGGATGAAGGCCGAGCAGGGGATGGGCCACGACATGGTGGACAGCGTCCCGGGAGCGGTCGGCGGCACTGCCTGA